A region of Cellulophaga sp. RHA19 DNA encodes the following proteins:
- a CDS encoding MBL fold metallo-hydrolase, protein MIIEQIYTGCLSQGAYYIESNGEAAIIDPLRETSPYTTRAKENNATIKYIFETHFHADFVSGHVTLAQKTGAPIVYGPMADPSFDAIIAKDNQEFKIGNVTIIALHTPGHTMESTTYLLKDENGNDHAIFSGDTLFLGDVGRPDLAQKAGEITEEDLAGFLFDSLRNKIMPLADTVLVYPAHGAGSACGKNLSKDTVDTLGNQKNTNYALRANMTKAEFIKEVTDGLLPPPSYFPLNVKMNKEGYDDIADIIKRGTIALDPDMLEALANRTGAIILDVRHQDDFAKGHIPRSIFIGLDGSFAPWVGALIADVEQPIILVTPEGKEEETVIRLSRVGFDNTLGYLKGGFNAWKKAAKEYDTVNTTTASNLSNELDSSTKVYDVRKESEYLSEHMIGAINTPLDFINKYIKDFPSNENFYIHCASGYRSMVAASILKSRGIHNLINVNGGFNAIKDIKIPVSNYVCPSTL, encoded by the coding sequence ATGATTATTGAACAAATATATACAGGCTGCCTATCTCAAGGCGCATACTACATAGAAAGTAATGGCGAGGCTGCTATTATAGATCCTTTAAGAGAAACCTCTCCTTACACCACAAGAGCTAAAGAGAATAACGCTACAATTAAATATATTTTTGAAACTCATTTTCACGCAGATTTTGTTAGCGGACACGTTACATTAGCTCAAAAAACTGGAGCTCCTATCGTATACGGACCTATGGCAGACCCTTCTTTTGATGCTATTATAGCTAAAGACAATCAGGAATTTAAAATTGGTAATGTTACAATAATTGCCTTACATACGCCTGGTCATACAATGGAAAGTACTACCTATCTTTTAAAAGATGAAAACGGAAACGACCACGCTATTTTTAGCGGAGACACCTTATTTTTAGGTGATGTAGGTAGGCCAGATTTAGCGCAAAAAGCAGGTGAAATTACAGAAGAAGATTTAGCTGGCTTTTTGTTTGATAGTTTACGTAATAAAATTATGCCTTTAGCAGATACTGTTTTAGTATACCCTGCACACGGAGCTGGTTCTGCTTGCGGAAAAAACCTAAGTAAAGACACCGTTGATACGCTTGGTAACCAAAAGAATACGAACTATGCTTTACGTGCTAATATGACTAAAGCTGAGTTTATAAAAGAGGTTACAGATGGTTTATTACCGCCTCCTAGTTACTTTCCGTTAAATGTAAAAATGAATAAAGAAGGATATGATGATATTGCCGATATTATAAAAAGAGGTACAATAGCATTAGACCCAGATATGCTTGAAGCTTTAGCTAACAGAACAGGAGCTATTATTTTAGATGTTAGACACCAAGACGATTTTGCAAAAGGGCACATTCCTAGATCTATTTTTATTGGTTTAGATGGTAGTTTTGCTCCTTGGGTTGGCGCATTAATTGCAGATGTAGAACAACCTATAATTTTGGTTACTCCAGAAGGTAAGGAAGAAGAAACAGTTATAAGATTATCTAGAGTTGGATTTGACAATACTTTAGGGTATTTAAAAGGCGGATTTAATGCTTGGAAAAAAGCCGCTAAAGAGTATGATACTGTGAATACTACAACTGCGTCTAATTTAAGTAATGAATTAGATAGTAGTACCAAAGTTTATGATGTTAGAAAAGAGAGTGAGTACCTTTCTGAACATATGATTGGAGCTATTAATACTCCTTTAGATTTTATAAATAAGTATATAAAAGATTTTCCTTCTAATGAAAACTTTTATATTCACTGTGCTAGTGGTTACAGAAGTATGGTTGCTGCATCTATCTTAAAAAGCAGAGGCATACATAATTTAATTAATGTAAACGGAGGTTTTAATGCTATAAAAGATATTAAAATACCTGTAAGCAACTATGTTTGCCCATCTACATTGTAA
- a CDS encoding Crp/Fnr family transcriptional regulator codes for MIEELKNSYGNLFEKELLQEILEVATYKEVPEGFKMIEIGDYVKSMPLLVSGAIKILREDKDGDELLLYYLEKGETCTMTMACCIGHKKSEIRAIAETNTKLIMVPIEKMEIWTSKYKSWRDFVFESYHNRINELLQTVDSVAFLNMDQRLLNYLKEMSRVTKSITINKTHQEIAYDLHSSRVVISRLLKKLEKLGKIELHRNSLKIINLS; via the coding sequence ATGATAGAGGAACTAAAAAACAGCTACGGTAATTTATTTGAAAAAGAATTATTACAAGAAATTCTTGAAGTTGCAACCTATAAAGAAGTTCCTGAGGGTTTTAAAATGATAGAAATAGGAGACTATGTAAAATCTATGCCTTTGCTAGTTTCTGGTGCCATAAAAATACTTAGAGAAGATAAAGATGGAGATGAACTACTACTCTACTATTTAGAAAAAGGAGAAACTTGCACAATGACAATGGCTTGTTGTATTGGACATAAAAAAAGTGAAATTAGAGCCATAGCAGAGACTAACACTAAGTTAATTATGGTTCCTATAGAGAAAATGGAAATATGGACCAGCAAATATAAATCTTGGAGAGATTTTGTTTTTGAAAGCTATCACAATCGTATTAACGAGCTCCTACAAACAGTAGATAGTGTTGCTTTTTTAAATATGGATCAACGACTTTTAAATTACTTAAAAGAAATGTCTCGTGTAACCAAAAGCATTACAATAAACAAAACGCATCAAGAAATTGCTTATGATCTTCATAGCTCTAGAGTAGTAATATCTAGACTATTAAAAAAATTAGAGAAACTTGGTAAAATAGAATTACATAGAAATAGCCTTAAAATCATAAATCTAAGTTAA
- a CDS encoding TonB-dependent receptor, translated as MKNLITLAFLFVALFVANAQESKLTGKVTDVENNPLMGVNVSVVGTGLGAQTNYDGAFSISNLEAGSYTVLVSYIGFKTKEVIVTITTGVENTLDTVQLYEGNEILKEVVVNGERRNKFSRKETAYVAKLPLKDLENTQVYNTITSDLLVSQITTKFDDALKNAVGVDKLWSSTGRGGDGSGYYSIRGFSVQPQLVNGMPGLTNGTINAANIERIEVIKGPSATLFGSSVTSYGGLINTVTKKPYKGYGGQISLTAGSYGLSVISGDFNTALDKNNDIYFRLNTAYHTEDSFQDAGFQKSFFVAPSLSYRVNNKLSFSVYAEITESEQTNATSLFLNRAAVSASSSISELGYNNKLSYTSNDLSIENPTSNYRVEMDYKLSDAWKSQTILSKSNTSSKGYYSYLYEYGTLDPNTFSRMINKENSTTNTTDIQQNFIGDFKIGTLRNRVVAGLDYYQATNINQSSGYSFYGNVLPNGDTNGDNPFTPEVETDAYPLTEAGVLSVLASQTANNIKSETSTYSAYVSNVLNITPALSAMASLRVDRFDNEGDVTTDVDDYAQTAFSPKFGVLYQPILDKLSVFANYQNGFTNIAPSLVGDPADGPQTLKSFDPEQANQLEFGFKTNLFNGKLNATVSYYDITVSDKVMTDPTSTFNKIQDGEVESKGLEIEINANPINGLNIKAGFSNNDSEITKTDNAILAGTRPVEAGAETLYNLWANYEFQVGSLEGFGVGFGLNGASESSIINYGPGGTFDLPSYTIYNSSVFYQADKYRVGLKLNNMFNENYYKGWTTITPQQPRALLANFTYKF; from the coding sequence ATGAAGAATTTAATTACGTTAGCATTTTTATTTGTGGCATTATTTGTTGCAAATGCACAAGAAAGTAAGCTAACAGGAAAAGTTACAGATGTAGAAAATAACCCGTTAATGGGTGTAAACGTTTCTGTAGTAGGTACAGGTTTAGGAGCACAAACAAATTATGATGGAGCTTTTAGTATATCAAATTTGGAAGCAGGTAGTTATACAGTTTTAGTTTCTTATATTGGGTTTAAAACTAAAGAGGTAATAGTAACTATTACCACAGGAGTGGAAAACACTCTAGATACAGTACAACTTTATGAGGGTAATGAAATTTTAAAAGAAGTAGTAGTTAATGGTGAGCGAAGAAATAAGTTCTCTAGAAAAGAAACTGCGTATGTAGCAAAATTACCTTTAAAAGATTTAGAAAACACTCAGGTTTACAATACCATTACATCAGATTTATTAGTGTCTCAAATAACAACAAAGTTTGATGATGCATTAAAAAATGCAGTTGGTGTAGACAAGTTATGGAGTTCTACAGGACGTGGTGGTGATGGTTCTGGGTACTATAGTATTCGTGGGTTTAGTGTGCAACCGCAGTTGGTTAATGGTATGCCAGGTTTAACAAATGGTACTATAAATGCAGCAAATATAGAGCGTATAGAAGTTATAAAGGGACCATCTGCTACATTATTTGGTAGCTCTGTAACGTCTTACGGTGGCTTAATTAATACAGTTACAAAAAAGCCTTACAAAGGATACGGAGGTCAAATTTCTTTAACAGCAGGTTCTTATGGATTGTCTGTTATATCTGGTGATTTTAATACAGCGTTAGATAAAAATAATGACATCTATTTTAGATTAAATACAGCATACCATACAGAAGATAGTTTCCAAGATGCTGGTTTTCAAAAATCGTTTTTTGTAGCACCCTCTTTATCTTATCGTGTAAATAACAAATTATCTTTTTCTGTTTACGCAGAAATTACTGAGTCTGAACAAACAAATGCAACATCATTGTTTTTAAATAGAGCAGCAGTATCTGCATCTTCAAGCATTTCAGAGTTGGGGTATAATAATAAATTATCATACACCTCTAATGATTTGTCTATAGAGAATCCTACATCTAATTACAGGGTAGAAATGGATTATAAGTTATCTGATGCTTGGAAATCGCAAACCATATTATCTAAAAGTAATACATCTTCAAAAGGATATTACTCTTATTTATATGAGTACGGAACATTAGATCCTAATACATTCTCTAGAATGATAAATAAAGAGAATAGCACAACTAATACAACAGACATACAACAAAATTTTATAGGAGATTTTAAAATAGGAACTTTACGTAATAGAGTAGTAGCTGGTTTAGATTATTACCAAGCAACAAACATAAACCAAAGTTCTGGTTACTCTTTTTATGGTAACGTATTACCAAACGGAGATACAAACGGTGATAACCCTTTTACACCAGAAGTAGAAACAGATGCTTACCCGCTAACAGAGGCAGGAGTATTGTCTGTCTTGGCATCACAAACAGCTAACAATATAAAATCAGAAACTAGTACCTACAGTGCTTATGTATCTAATGTTTTAAATATTACGCCAGCTTTATCTGCAATGGCAAGTTTACGTGTAGATAGGTTTGATAATGAAGGTGATGTTACTACAGATGTAGATGATTATGCGCAAACGGCATTTTCTCCTAAGTTTGGTGTTTTATACCAACCAATTTTAGACAAACTATCTGTTTTTGCTAATTACCAAAACGGATTTACAAATATTGCGCCTAGTCTAGTTGGTGATCCTGCAGATGGCCCACAAACCCTTAAATCTTTTGATCCAGAGCAAGCAAACCAGTTAGAGTTTGGTTTTAAAACAAACTTATTTAATGGCAAATTAAATGCAACGGTTAGTTATTATGATATTACGGTGTCTGATAAAGTTATGACAGACCCAACATCTACATTTAATAAAATACAAGATGGTGAAGTAGAAAGTAAAGGTTTAGAGATAGAAATTAATGCAAACCCTATTAACGGATTAAATATTAAAGCTGGTTTTAGTAATAATGATAGTGAAATTACAAAGACCGATAATGCTATTTTAGCAGGTACACGCCCTGTAGAAGCAGGAGCTGAAACGTTATACAACCTTTGGGCAAATTATGAGTTTCAGGTTGGTAGTTTAGAAGGTTTTGGAGTAGGTTTTGGTTTAAATGGAGCTAGTGAAAGCTCTATAATTAACTATGGCCCTGGCGGAACTTTTGATTTGCCAAGCTACACCATTTACAATTCTTCTGTTTTTTATCAAGCAGATAAATATAGAGTAGGGTTAAAGCTTAATAATATGTTTAATGAAAACTATTATAAAGGGTGGACAACCATTACGCCACAACAACCAAGAGCATTATTAGCAAACTTTACATATAAGTTTTAA
- a CDS encoding PepSY-associated TM helix domain-containing protein: MSKRNYNVFFHTHTVSGIVISVALYIIFFAGAFALIKDEITAWEKGNTAEILAPKDIDFNRLIKSIEAEGHTLYGRDIRIIPPDAKKEIYVQLTDSQDTTVVNVPEKPTYFYADQETYKISEYYAFYSLGELLYRLHFFHQLPTIGIYIAGFVAFFFLFAIVTGVIVHWKKMVSNFYVFRPKTKLKTVWTDAHTALGVIGLPFQFVYAVTSCFLCMSVFVLLPANYVYNNNQDKLLEDIRPMMKTYPLEEKLDTVLDVNSFMAKADKKWENFTAQQIYIKNYGATNMMFQVDGLLASKEKFLGNGRVVYKMATNTIESEKSPYVNSYVEDVELTIRKLHFGDFGGMYLKVIYFILALITCFVIISGVLIWLEARNKKNISAAKQLYNRRVGHVYLAICLSLFPITALSFIASKLIPRDLDASRQTILYLVFFVGWLLLTIYFKSKRDNYITNKHSLLWGSILGFLIPIVNGLVSGNWFWKTFANNQLDVFTIDAFWLVLASVALAIYFKLERKVPKVSHAKLLAEYQKTVLDQRKEQENQQEVEKDQSKKIKFMRTKISIYWLLIVVGFILHHVYGLFGVYYNESLMIEGATGDVPVEHHLYRIFFEGIAMLFCIATLEISKQWFRLTSIIWAILLGIFNIYHFITAIAYEASNISEILILALMGVVSVLLVKTLLQWRKEIV; encoded by the coding sequence ATGAGTAAACGTAATTACAATGTTTTTTTTCATACACATACCGTTAGCGGTATTGTAATTAGTGTAGCCTTATACATTATATTTTTTGCAGGAGCCTTTGCTCTTATAAAAGATGAAATTACTGCATGGGAAAAAGGAAATACAGCAGAAATTTTAGCACCAAAGGACATAGATTTTAATAGGCTTATTAAAAGCATAGAAGCAGAAGGGCATACACTTTACGGTAGAGATATACGTATAATACCACCAGATGCTAAAAAAGAAATTTATGTACAATTAACAGATTCACAAGACACCACAGTTGTTAATGTACCAGAAAAACCAACTTACTTTTATGCAGATCAAGAAACGTATAAAATAAGTGAGTATTATGCATTTTATAGTTTGGGAGAGCTATTATACAGGTTACATTTTTTTCATCAACTACCAACAATAGGTATTTACATAGCTGGTTTTGTAGCATTCTTTTTCTTGTTTGCAATTGTAACAGGTGTAATTGTACATTGGAAAAAAATGGTATCTAATTTTTATGTTTTTAGACCTAAAACTAAGCTAAAAACTGTTTGGACAGATGCACACACGGCATTAGGCGTAATAGGTTTGCCTTTTCAGTTTGTATATGCAGTTACAAGTTGCTTTTTATGTATGTCTGTTTTTGTATTGTTACCAGCTAATTATGTGTATAACAATAACCAAGATAAGCTTTTAGAGGATATACGTCCAATGATGAAAACCTATCCGTTAGAAGAAAAGTTAGATACTGTTTTAGATGTAAATTCTTTTATGGCTAAGGCCGATAAAAAATGGGAAAACTTTACAGCGCAGCAAATTTATATTAAGAATTACGGGGCAACTAATATGATGTTTCAGGTTGATGGTTTACTAGCTTCTAAAGAAAAGTTTTTAGGTAACGGAAGAGTTGTTTATAAAATGGCAACCAATACTATTGAATCTGAAAAAAGCCCATATGTAAACAGCTATGTAGAAGATGTAGAGCTTACCATACGTAAACTGCATTTTGGAGATTTTGGAGGTATGTACTTAAAAGTAATATACTTTATACTAGCCTTAATAACCTGTTTTGTAATTATATCAGGTGTACTTATTTGGTTAGAGGCACGTAACAAAAAAAATATATCTGCAGCAAAGCAATTGTATAATAGGCGAGTAGGGCACGTGTATTTGGCCATATGTTTAAGTCTGTTTCCTATAACAGCGTTATCATTTATAGCATCTAAACTAATACCAAGAGATTTAGATGCAAGTAGGCAAACCATTTTATATCTCGTATTTTTTGTAGGCTGGTTGCTATTAACCATTTATTTTAAAAGTAAAAGAGACAATTACATTACCAACAAACACAGTTTGTTATGGGGTAGTATTTTAGGATTTTTAATACCAATAGTTAATGGTTTGGTATCTGGTAACTGGTTTTGGAAAACCTTTGCAAACAATCAATTAGATGTTTTTACAATAGATGCCTTTTGGTTGGTATTAGCTTCGGTTGCTTTGGCTATATATTTTAAGTTGGAACGTAAAGTACCAAAGGTAAGTCACGCTAAACTACTAGCGGAATACCAGAAAACAGTTTTAGACCAAAGAAAAGAACAAGAAAACCAGCAAGAAGTAGAAAAAGATCAATCTAAAAAAATAAAATTTATGAGAACAAAAATTTCAATATACTGGTTGCTAATTGTAGTAGGCTTTATACTGCACCACGTTTACGGTTTATTTGGTGTGTATTATAATGAGAGTTTAATGATAGAAGGTGCTACAGGAGATGTACCCGTAGAACACCACTTGTACCGCATATTTTTTGAAGGTATAGCAATGCTTTTTTGTATAGCAACTTTAGAAATATCTAAACAGTGGTTTAGACTAACCTCTATAATTTGGGCAATTTTATTAGGTATTTTTAATATATATCATTTTATAACAGCTATAGCTTATGAAGCTTCTAACATATCAGAAATATTAATACTAGCTTTAATGGGAGTTGTAAGTGTATTATTAGTAAAGACACTTTTACAATGGCGAAAAGAAATAGTCTAA
- a CDS encoding pyruvate kinase — MRYLEVGDKLFNVKRDGFNDFARYSFSEVISLTKTLAVLKNGVRLVNQPRKSYIISDVGYPVSKNKGAHWHIVTLEAIRDAQVENAKIEAYDWFQEKEFSLKEIMFIHRKFKELEKHLE; from the coding sequence ATGCGATATTTAGAAGTTGGCGATAAGCTTTTTAATGTAAAACGAGATGGTTTTAACGACTTTGCACGTTACTCTTTCTCAGAGGTTATTTCACTTACCAAAACCTTAGCTGTTTTAAAAAACGGAGTAAGATTGGTAAATCAGCCTCGTAAATCTTACATTATTAGTGATGTTGGTTATCCTGTTTCTAAAAACAAAGGTGCGCATTGGCACATTGTTACATTAGAAGCCATAAGAGATGCACAGGTAGAAAATGCCAAAATTGAAGCTTACGACTGGTTTCAAGAAAAAGAGTTTTCTTTAAAAGAAATTATGTTTATTCACAGAAAGTTTAAAGAACTAGAAAAGCATTTAGAATAA
- a CDS encoding S10 family peptidase yields the protein MKKLAFLKVVTVLAVFSFTTQTKAQDLKIAVDTTVVTNHTATINSTKLTYSATTGTQPVWDKQDNVVATLFYTYYKRTNVNKGEERPLVISFNGGPGSASVWMHIAYTGPKILNIDDEGYPVQPYGIKDNPYSILDVADIVYVNPVNTGYSRMVAQKDGKMPDRKQFFGINADIKYLAAWVNTFVTRNNRWQSPKYIIGESYGGTRVSGLALELQESQWMYLNGVIMVSPADYKIYNADGPLSSGINLPYFTAAAWHHKMLPAALQQKDLLEVLPEVEEYTIDKLMPAIARGGFITDAEKQEVAEKMAYYSGMSKKAILDHNLMVPTSFFWKDLLRNKSGHTIGRLDSRYLGIDKMAAGTKPDYNAELTSWLHSFTPAINFYLREHLNFKTDLKYNMFGSVHPWDNSNNNVREGLRKAMAENPYLKVLYQTGYYDGATTYFTSKYSMWQTDPSGKLKDRFTFKGYRSGHMMYLRKEDLKSANQDIRAFIKNSAANGKAAKY from the coding sequence ATGAAAAAATTAGCGTTTTTAAAAGTCGTTACCGTTTTAGCGGTATTTAGTTTTACTACACAAACAAAAGCTCAAGATTTAAAAATTGCTGTAGATACTACAGTAGTAACAAACCACACTGCTACTATTAACAGCACTAAACTTACCTACTCTGCCACTACTGGTACGCAACCCGTTTGGGATAAACAAGATAATGTGGTTGCTACGTTATTTTATACCTATTATAAAAGGACAAATGTTAATAAAGGAGAAGAACGCCCATTGGTTATATCTTTTAATGGTGGCCCTGGCTCGGCATCTGTCTGGATGCACATTGCATATACTGGACCTAAAATTTTAAATATTGATGACGAGGGTTACCCTGTACAACCTTATGGTATTAAAGACAATCCGTATTCTATTTTAGACGTAGCAGATATTGTTTACGTAAATCCTGTAAATACGGGTTACTCTAGAATGGTAGCACAAAAAGACGGAAAAATGCCAGACCGCAAACAGTTTTTTGGTATTAATGCAGATATTAAATACTTGGCAGCCTGGGTAAATACTTTTGTTACACGTAACAACAGGTGGCAATCTCCTAAATATATTATTGGTGAGAGTTATGGTGGTACGCGTGTATCTGGTTTAGCCTTAGAACTACAAGAGTCACAATGGATGTATTTAAATGGTGTTATTATGGTATCACCAGCAGATTATAAAATATACAATGCAGACGGACCTTTATCTTCTGGTATAAACTTACCTTATTTTACTGCTGCTGCTTGGCACCATAAAATGTTACCTGCGGCTTTACAACAAAAAGACTTGTTAGAGGTATTACCAGAAGTAGAAGAATATACCATAGACAAGCTTATGCCTGCCATTGCTAGAGGTGGTTTTATAACAGATGCCGAGAAGCAAGAAGTTGCAGAAAAAATGGCGTACTACTCTGGTATGTCTAAAAAAGCAATTTTAGACCATAACTTAATGGTGCCTACATCTTTCTTTTGGAAAGATTTACTACGCAATAAAAGCGGACATACAATTGGGCGTTTAGACTCTAGGTATTTAGGTATAGACAAAATGGCTGCTGGCACAAAGCCCGACTATAATGCAGAGCTAACCTCTTGGTTACACTCTTTTACACCTGCAATTAACTTTTACCTTAGAGAGCACTTAAACTTTAAAACAGATCTTAAATACAATATGTTTGGTAGTGTACACCCTTGGGACAATAGCAATAATAATGTTAGAGAAGGTTTACGTAAAGCAATGGCAGAAAACCCATACCTAAAAGTATTGTACCAAACTGGGTATTATGATGGTGCTACAACCTACTTTACCTCTAAATATAGTATGTGGCAAACAGACCCAAGCGGAAAACTAAAAGACAGGTTTACTTTTAAAGGCTACAGAAGCGGACATATGATGTACTTGCGTAAAGAAGATTTAAAATCTGCTAACCAAGACATAAGAGCATTTATTAAAAACAGTGCTGCTAATGGTAAAGCTGCTAAGTATTAG
- a CDS encoding CAP domain-containing protein has translation MSKFKFLPIGLLALFITMTSCTTESVEQEDAIYAQVDTSSELEKEVIALVNEYRVSKGLNTLEYGKVAYGYAAQHNDYMIDAGKISHDNFDLRASNLAVEAKADFVSENLAKDFRTANGVVKAWINSPTHKKVMEGDFTYTAINIKADENGKLYFTQLYFK, from the coding sequence ATGTCAAAATTTAAATTTTTACCAATAGGACTTTTAGCTTTATTTATTACAATGACTTCTTGTACTACAGAGAGCGTTGAGCAAGAAGATGCTATTTACGCACAAGTAGATACTTCTAGTGAATTAGAGAAAGAAGTAATAGCGTTGGTAAACGAGTACAGAGTTTCTAAAGGTTTAAATACTTTAGAATATGGTAAAGTAGCATACGGTTATGCAGCACAGCACAATGATTATATGATTGATGCAGGAAAAATTAGTCACGATAATTTTGATTTACGTGCATCTAATTTAGCTGTAGAGGCAAAAGCAGATTTTGTATCAGAAAACTTAGCTAAAGATTTTAGAACAGCAAACGGTGTTGTAAAAGCTTGGATTAATAGTCCAACTCACAAAAAAGTAATGGAAGGTGATTTTACATATACAGCTATAAATATTAAAGCTGATGAAAACGGAAAATTATACTTTACACAATTATATTTTAAATAG